The genome window ACACGCATCCGCCAAAACCTTCGAATCTGTTTCGACTATACAATGATTAATATTCAACTCTTTTACCCACGACATGGCTTCTTTCAAACCCATAGCTTCTGCCTCCCGTGGTTGCCAAGCCTCATCTATTCTTCTACATCTCGCCCGTAAGAACTGCCCATCTGAATCTCGGATAACACTTCCGACACCAATGCTATTATCCTGAAAAACTGCAGCATCAGCGTTCATCTTTAAGTCACAAATATTCTGCACACAGTTTGTTGGTTTGACtacatacttaaaattattttttaatttttttttgaattaaaatatatatcacatattttaattcagaatttttttagaaaaagtaattttacgtaggtcaaaacacttaaaattgtgtgcaaaaagtctTGATGTCTTATAATAAAAACTAGTGGAAATATGATACGACTTATAATATACATTTTCTCAGATAATTTATGAtgttaaaaacatattttcttatattatttttatataaaaatttaatatcttatatttgtacttaaaataaaattgtaaatgtacttatgaaaatatatttattttatgacTTAAATTAACCGAAACCAAAAtaacttgtttttttaaaaatacaaatacaaactcACATCGTTTTGAGGTATGCAGAGATTTTGTAAGttttattttgcttttcgaATTTAAGACTTTTTTATTCACCTAAATTagattattttgatgatatcatataatttttttaaaaattaataatatataagggATGtatttaattcatgaattttaatgaattaatgataatttttatatattaatagatcgtaaatcataataatttagtagatttgagataaaatatcataattatgatatagaatatttagttattaaataCAATTCTTCAAGGTATCGTGAATTATGGAAAGAATTCgtaaagtataaaatatattcaaaaatcccataaaaattatcattttatcagattAAAGAACCgaacaatttttgaatatcatcGTATTTCtgtaaatttcaaataatattaataaatatcataatatttaaGTTGTATTTTAATCCATTTTCTATGATGAAATCAGGGAGAAGACGAAGAACCTTATTTACCATTTGGTAATACTTTCCCtctcttcatttcaaattgaaaaAACAGAACATAACACACAACACATTCAGTGAAGAAGGATGGGAGTGAAACATCTGTGGGACATCTTGGATTCTTGCAAGAAAACCCTTCCTCTTGAACATCTCAGGTAATAATTTCACCCCTCCTTTTTATTTcgattctttattttatttatttcaaataaagatttgattttgatgatgAATTTGAACCATAATTTGGATTGGGCTCAATGAATTGCTTAAAGGGACAAAAGGGTGTGCATAGATCTCTCATGTTGGATTGTACAACTTCACAATGTGAATAAATCACATTGTTCTACCAAAGATAAGGTTTATCTTAGAGGTCTCTTTCACCGTCTTCGAGCTCTTCTCGCGTTGAATTGTACCATCATCTTGGTTGCAGGTACTATTACTAGTACCCCTTTTATGCATTTCTTATGTAAAGTTTTGAAGATTTGTGATTTTTGATAATTTGGTGCTTATGTATCAAGATTGCAGATTTATGTGCCTctctaaaatttaaatagtgGATTTAGTGCTGAATTTTAACACTATACGGTAACCCAAGCCACCACATTAAGaatgtttttttatatgtgcATGTCGCTTGAGAAACGATGATGCACAatttgtgaatgtggattccaTGTGGTGAAGGGGGGCTACTATTTTAATCGTGgtattttggaaaaaatataataagaatCAGTGTAAGAAGGTGCTTTGGTATATGAATAACTAATTGATATACCCCCTAAAAAATGATTTCATATTGTATGGTTTGGATAGTTAGAAATGGAAAGAATGAATCCAAATTGTGTCTAAGGATAATAGGTATCACCCTTCACCAtgtgaaatataaattagtaatgGTTCATTTGTTCAATGGAGTTGCTGAATGAACTTGCTATCAAACCAGAGTGGGGCTGATGTCAAAAACCTTGTGAGCTTTTAATtgtttattgttaaatatatcCTTACTGTATTTGCCAATGATGCTATGAACATTCAGTTGTTTCCTATGGAAACTATACCAAATTAGGTGAATGGCTTGTACGTGCCTAGTAATTCAAGAGAGTTGAATATGCAAGATCATATGTTAATAGTAACATTATGAATCGACACATGGAATACATTTCTCAATTGTGTTGTTTTTGATGTTGAAACAGTTTTTCTTTATCCATGGGCAATGAGTTTCGATGTATTaggtatatctgtatttgtAGAAACTTTAATTTTCGTGCTTATCTTAATTGTTGGTTTAGTTTATGCATGGCGAAAAGGGGCATTGGAATGGTCTTAGCTTCTAAACATTCAGacaataaaaaggaaaaaaaaaaaaaagaatattgagACAGTTATGAATTCCATCGAGTTTCCCTTACTTGATCGAACAACCCAAAATTCAGTTATTTCAACTACATCAAACGATCTTTCAAATTGGTCAAGACTTTCTAGTTTATGGCCGCTTCTCTATGGTACCAATTGTTGCTTTATTGAATTTGCTTCACTAATAGGCTCATGATTCGACTTTGATCGTTATGGACTAGTCCCAAGATCAAGTCCTAGACAAGCAGACCTTATTTTAACAGCCGGAACAGTAACAATGAAAATGGCTCCCTCTTTAGTGAGATTATATGAGCAAATGCCTGAACCAAAGTATGTTATTGCTATGAGAGCATGTACAATTAACACTACATTTTTATTGGGTGAATTTTGAATCTCTGATACACCGTAGATGGAGCCATTCCTGCCATCAAACTGTCAACTTACAGAAGGCGCTTGAATTCAGAAAGTAAGGTATAAACTTCTCTAATGATTATAGCAATCTCGACATATTCTTCTTCTTTGTTGCTACTTAAATTTTGCATGAAAATtctgttgtattacctttagtttttatttttttgggtcAAGGCAGGTTTCTCAAGATGAAACAAATTCAGATAAAGCTTCTTCACTTCAGAGGAATATGGGATCAGAATTCTCTGGCATGATAAAAGAGGCTAACATTCTTGGCATGGCTCTTGGGATTCCTTGTATAATTAGGTAGTCTAGTTCTATCCTTCACAAGTCaatgttaatatttaataaCACAAGAGGGGTGAACCTGTATTTGGTCAAATTTTGAACTTCATGATTTGGCACACGTGGTTACAGATGCGCTCCTGTTTGTCACTTGCTGTGTTAGGAAGGAAACCTTTTAGAACTTgaagtttatttttttaatgttgacTACAACTTTTTTCATCATCTCTGATTTTGTGTACTACATTTCTAAAAAAACTTCTGTAATTTTTTCCTGACTACTCAGCCTTGAAGAAGCGGAAGCTCAGTGTGCACTACTTAACTCAGAGTCATTATGTGTAAGCGAAACCTCTGTGTCATAGTTTTAAACTAAACTTATATGCTGTGTAATGAAAATATGTATCACTTatgttatcatatatatatatatttgggttTTATTATGCCTGTTATTATCAGGATGGATGTTTCACTTCAGATTCAGATATATTTTTGTTCGGTGCAAGAACAGTGTATAGAGATATATGTCTTGGTATATTCTTTCCCTTTTTCCATCAAACCTTTGCTTTTCAGCTTTTCTGCTTTAATATCTCTTTTGTACAGTTTATTTCTAAATACGGCCTGATGATATAGGTGAAGGTGGTTATGTTGTCTGTTATGAGATGAATGACATCGAGACAAAGCTCGGTTTTGGGAGGAACTCCTTGGTAACATActtcttaattttcaaaattccaAAATAGATGCCTATTTCGGCTTTCTATTAAAGTTGCGAGTTAGCAAGAACATAGCCCTGCATGTCTTACTTAAACTGTCATGGTTCATTTCTCAAACTGTATTGCAGTCAGATTAGTTAACTAAATGGCTTCTAGAGTCTAAATCTTAGCTCCATCAAGCTTAATATGTTCATACTGACTGGATATTCTTTTCTTACGTAAATTAGTTTCCTTGGGAACTCTTTTAAGTGTATTCTACACAAGGTGTTGTAATGGACTGGTGCAAAGATTTCTGTTCTCCAGCACGAAACCTAAGATATTTGGTGTATCCCGAGCAGGGTTTAATCACACACCTTGCATATGCATCTTTATGTAGATGTGTCATCTTCTGTTATTATGCTACCACGAGAAGCTCCATCATGGTTGCTTGGTGAACTCTCCTGCACATTATATCTGTACTGTTGACTGTTGGTTAGGATCTTTCAAGAATTAAATGGTAGTCATATGTGGTAAATGAGATATTTCTTTTAGTAGTATTTACTGAGAAGGGAATACAGGTATCGAGTAACAAGTTGGTTTATATTTCTCAGATAACTCTGGCACTTCTTCTTGGAAGTGATTATACACCCGGAGTCCGTAAGCTTGGTCAGGTAAGTTCAAACCGTGATGGCCTGCTTTGACTGCTATTGAAGTTCCTTTAACAACTTAATTTTCTGCACAATGCTGATTAGGGTGTAATATATCTTACTTCTGGTACAGGAAGCAGCATGCCAGATTGTGAAGTCAATAGGTGAATGTAATGTTCTTCAACGAGTTGCATCAGATGGATTATCCTTTGCAAATAAGCCAAAGGTTTCAAAGAAACAGAATAAAGCTCCCAGACGTACTAACAAAGAAAACTACTCCCATCCAATCAATGAAAATGGTATAACACTCAAAATATTGCTTTTGTAATTAATATACTACAATTAATTTATGACAGTCTAAGGCATGTGTGAAAaaagagttttttttaaaaaaaaataaatcttatGTGTTACAACTTGTACTCTGACGAGCTTAAAATCTTCTAAAAATGACAGATATATTAGAACGTTATCATAAAAATTAATGCAGAGAAAATCTTATATGTTACTTTACCATAGACCTTTACTCTGATgagttttaaatcttttattaagtGTTCACATTAAGCTACTGCACATTTAATATATAGATAAGTGATGACTCTAAAGTTTTGAAGTTCTCTGTGACTCCTGCCATTATATAATCAAACACTGTGTGATCCGAgctaatttttcaaatttgtaagattttggttttttttttgttaaggcACCATTAACTCATAGTATGTGATTGTCTTAGTAGGACCTGTACATGATTTGCCAAATGAGAACCAATATTTAGCTGTGATCGAGGCATATCTGAGGCCAAAATGCCACACAGCTGACTCTTCTGTGGTGCAAAGGTGATCTCCACCTACCTTGATTATGTCTGTATCACTCTAATTTTGACATTTTCTTAGAAGTATAAGTGGATGGGGAATGAGGATCGGAAATCTTTGGTCATGACCTTGTCATGGCCTCATGGGAGATGGACCTTTGCCACAAAGCATCTTTCACTACAGATACCTCTCATTCCTTTTTGGCATTGTGCTTGTATAAGTAGCACTTGAATTGAACTTGAAAAAAGAGCAGGATTTCGAGAGAACTCATATTTTCTTAAACTTTGCAGGGCTCTTGGTGGCCTTCCATTTGACCGCCTCAAACTTCAGAATATATGTGCTCGATATTTCGAGTGGCCTCCAGAGAAAACTGGTAAGTCTTTTGATGCATAAAGCAATGTTCACTTCACCTATctgaaatttatatcaaatttgaTCTAAAATAAAGGGAACTTGTAAGATTAATTAGTAGCTACCCCTAAGAGTTTGTTTTATTTACTTTATAAGCTTGATTACAAAGCGTAAAACATAAAATGAAGAACTTGGATCAAATTTATGATGAAAAAATGTATGATAATCTTGTATTTGGGATTATTAATTTCCATCATTTAAGCTAATCTGGTTTTTCCTATCCGATGATTCAGTGGTTGAGCTATGTCTTggctttttttattttctccatCACAGTGTGCCAAGGATTTTTTATATCATTGTAAATCTTGTGGActttattttaaatgtttaatgAAGCATTAGAAGTTCTTGTAGCCTTGTATATTACTTTATTAGTAGAAAATAATGACGCTGCTGCATTTATATTGATGCAGTTCAGGTGGAAATCAACATTTTTTATCATCAATGATTTTGATGTATATTCGTTCATCTCTTTGCTTAAATTGGCCCAAAAAGTAGTATATAATAGTATGTATTGATAATGTTGAATGTTGGAGAATTTGTGCCAAGTATATTCCACGATCATATATCCAGTCACCGGATATTTTCTACTCTTTACATACTTTTTGCAATAGTCACTCTAGTTACATCTGCATTTATTGATTCAACCAACAGAAAGAATAATGTAGTGCTTTTGGTTGTTATATTGACCTTCCTGAGCTTAAGCTTCTATAATGAAACATATGTTAAATAAGTTTATTGATGTTCTTTTCTATATGTCAACTAGCTGCTTTTATGCTTTAAATTGGAATGGGTtatgttttgttatttttttctttcctttAAAAAGTTTACCATCCGTCTGCAAATTGGGAGAGAATTATGAATCTTCAATTGACTATGCAAGTGAAAATGACAATTTCTTGGCCAAAAAAATAGTGTTTAACCTGTAATCTGTTCATGATGGCATTCTTGGGTCCCGTATTGAGGTTACTTGGACATACTTTACTTAAGTTAATTGTGTTTGTAATCATCAGATGAGTACATCCTTCCAAAGATTGCTGAGAGGAAGTTGAGGCAGTTCGCCAATTTGCGTTCTACTTCATCAGCACTTGGACTTGGGCCTCCATTGGACAAGGTATTGCTGTACAATTCAAGGAAGGacctttttatatttatctataaaattgcaaaaatgaTGTAAACTGTTTTTGAgtaatgaacaatttatgcaagTATAGCTTGATTTGTCACTCGGAAGTCATAAGATTTTTTTTGTGGGCACTTCCTGAGTCCGAAGGCTTTTTTTCTCCTTTCTCTTTTCATACTAAGGTTTAGATATCTATAGTTTGCAAATAACTTTTAATTGATTCCTAAAAGGTAGACTACATACTAATTCTTAATCTGGGAGACCACGTAATGTAATAAAATATGGGCTTTCTGGTGTAGTATATTAATCCCAGGAAGCCTTAAGAGTTATGACAATTGACGGATCAATCACCCCAATGTTTTATAGGCTCAGAGATTAGTTACTAAAGAtcaaagtttatatatatggttactgcatatatctatatatattggaAATGTAAATTGGAGAAGTTTTTTGACCGGTTGTCCATCCTACAACATCGTTTGGAAACCTTCTATGTTGTTTTTGTGTTATCATGATGTTCTGGTATAAAACTTAGTGGCAAAAGATCCTTTGCAGATTCAGCTTTTAGCTTAAATATGCTTTCTATAATGATGGGGTCAAAATCTTGATCAAAACATTGAGCCCGACTCTTGTTCTGTGTTTTTTCATTCTTTTCTGCAATCTGAGCACTACATTTTTTACTACAGATGCCAGTCAGGTGTCCTCTATTAGAAATAATCAAGCACAGGAAGGTCCTGGGAAGAGAGAGTTTTGAAGTCTCTTGGGAAGATATTGATGGACTTAAAACATCAGTAGTACCTGCTGATCTCATAGAGTGGTAATTTCAATTTTAACTTTTGTTGTAGTTTTTCTCAATCGTTCTTCCTAGAGCTTTGATTTTCGAAATGTCAATGACTCGgtaaacatattttttaatagttggcTTGCAGAATAATTCATAGAATTAGATTACACTAAAAAACCCTCACAAGCCACGAGCACTCTTAATATGTAGTTATAATCTTTTCTAGAATTAAAGGCGAAAGGAATCTTTATATGTGGTCGTAGTACGCCCAATCTCTACTCCAGATAACTACTTATGAAATTGGTTTTGATTTGATGAATTCTGTATGCAATCATAACTGTTGCTGGCCTATTCTCACTGTTGATTATAGGAATCTCCTTTATACATGTCTAAACGACTAAACCCTAGTGCACATGTGTTTTGCATTATGAACTACTGATGTCTTGGCCCTTTGCTGCAAGCCTGCAAgtagtatattataaatttagacCTACTGCTGTTGTATCAGTGCTATATTGTTCAGTAAGATGACTTCTGGTGACTTATGTCTGCTCTCTCTCATTGCAGTGCTTGTCCAGAAAAAAGAGTGGAGTTTGAGGAAAAAAGAGCGCAAGCAAAGAAACAAAACATACGTAAACCAAGAATAAAGAAATCTGAGAAGGAAGCTCCCATCAGTGAAATTGATAAAAAGCTGCAAGACCTGTTACTCGACATTGAAAATGAACACATTGCTACGCAAAAGGCTGTTTTGTATAGACAATCAGTAACAGAGAAAGCAAGTTACTTAAACGAAGTATGCCAAACAGATCAAAGCATGCCACTTAGTACAGGATCCAAAAGCAATCTAGAAAAAGTGGACCAGATTTACAATTCAAGTGCTTTGGCTGTGCAGCAAGCAGAGGTAATTGATCTGCTGAGCCCTTCACCACCAATGCGTGCCCGTAAAGTTGCAAAATGTCAAGAAGCCAATGTTCCGTATATCCCCAATGTCGCCGCGAAATGTCAAGAAGCTAAGGTTCCATCCATCGAATTCATTGATTTGAGTGATACGGAAAACGAGTTATCACCAGAACACACAAGGAAGGCAAGGGAGTTGAGAATATTTTTGAATAGCATCAGGGGAACCCCCTAATCTATTAATTCAAGTGTCAAGGATGTTTTGTATTTGACGCTTAATGTAAGACAATGTGATGCTTatgtatattgattttattttgagagagaaataaaatataaattactctGTAAAGCCTTGTCAATGATCAATAACGAGCATAACATGAAATCTTAACTGAGAACATAGGTGCTCTTTGAATTGCCTGCAAACTCCTGTACCGACAATTTGGTCATGAGCAAGGGGTTTATAATGTTTTCATGTAAAGTTTGATTAGAGACTTGAGTCACGATAGTCGTGATCACCACAGAACAATGAACTAAAACTATATGATGAGATTACGCTCCTTGACTTAGATGATGCTGCAGCCAAACCAGTCGATGAAAGTGCAGTCAATGATCCAGCTGATGAGGAAGCAGTTCCCGACTCAGATGACCTTAACACAGAAGCAGTTGTTGACAGTTGGGTGTTCGAGCCAGTTGACCCTGAGACTTCCTGAGAAATTATTGGAGCATCATTTTCATTTTTGCTTTCCATATTCTGAGAAAAATTTGGCATCATATAGGAAGGCAAAGCAGGGCAGCTGGTAGCTACTGTTGTATGTTGAGGAATAGAATATAAAGGGAGGCGGCTCGTGGCTGGTGGTCCTGTAGGAGGTGCAGCACCAACAGTTCTCAAGCGGACTGCCAGTCTGTGACCATCAATTTGGTATCCATTCATGTGCATCATGGCTAAGCTTGCAGCAGAGGGAGTATCAAAACTGACAAAGCCATAGCCTTTACTATAACCAGTTCTCATATCTAATACAACACTTGATTGAGTGACTGCTCCAAATGGAGAAAACAGTTCCCTCAAACAACTATCATCAATGGTTTGGGGAAGATATCCAACATAAAGATTTGTCGAGTATTTTATGTGCTGTGATGATGGATAACATAAGCCTTCACTATTAAGCACCATACCTTCAGGTAGAGCAGGGCAGCTGGTAGCCACTGTTGCAGGTCCAGGAACAGGATTGACAGGAAGAAGGCTCATGGTTGGCTGTCCTGTGGCAGGTGGATCTCCAGCTATTCTCACTGTCAATCTACGACCATCAACTTCATATCCATTCATGTGCATTATGGCTAAGCTCGCAGCAGAGGGCGTATCATATCTCACAAAGCCATAGCCTTTACTATATCCAGTTACCATATCTAATGGAACTTTTAAATGAATGATCGttccaaaagaagaaaaaagctCCCACAGACCACTGTCATCAACGGTTGGGGGAAGATATCCAACAAAAAGATTGGAGCCTGAGGCTTTCTGAGGAAGAGTTGGAGCCTCTGTTTGAGAAATTTTATTGCTGGATTCCATGTGTAGAGAAGACGAGACACCCATGCCTTCATCATTGAGGACGGACACTTCACTTTTAGGCATCATGTAGTGAGGCAAAGCGGAGTAGCTGGTAGCTACTGTTGCAGGTCCCGGATTAGAACAAACAGGAAGGAAGCTTGTGGCTGGTTGTCCTGTGGCAGGTGGAGCACCTGCTATTCTCACTCTCAGTCTGTGACCACCAATCTGATACCCGTTCATGTGCATTATGGCTAAGTTCGCAGCAGAGGGGGTATCAAATCTTACAAAGCCATATCCCATACTATAACCAGTTTTCTTATCTAATGTAACTCTCAACTGAGTGATTGTTCCAAATGGAGAAAAAAGATCATGCAAACGACTATCATCTATGGTTTGGGGAAGATATCCAACATAAAGATTTGCAGCATCTATTTCTCTGGAGGATTTAATTTTCAAGTTTGAATGGGTTActggacaagaaaagctgggACGACTGAAGCTTACACACGTGTCAGAACTGGCCTTCAATGTAGCTTTCTTCAGAGGACAGGCTAATTGATCATGTCCTGGCTCCTTGCACACACTGCATGAGCTAAACAAAGTTGCTTCTTTGAGATTAGATACTTCCTCTAAGTGAGCTCGCTTAAGATCATTCACTTCATCTTCTACTGAGATGAGTAGTTTGTTAACCATGCATACAGCAGCATCAAGAGATTTCTGACTAACTGCCTCTATGTAGACATTCAATTCTTCATCCTCAGATGAATCAACTTCTTGTGCTGATTTTGACGAATCTTTACCTCTCAGCCGAATCATACAACCACTTTTCAACTCCATCCTTTTTTGCGTGTTTCCTTTTGGTCCAAGTATAAGGCCAATGAAGTTATACTTTGGATATTCTTTCACTGGTACATACAGTTCCTTAGAAATAATTGCATTTCTCTTCGCCAACTCCAGAAAGATCTTTTCACGTTCTTTGATTAGTTTGTCAAATGCATAAACTCCTATTTCAAGTTTGTCATCTACTAATGGATCGAGTATGCTGCTGATTTCTGAAAATCTTTTTTTCAGTGACTGTACCTCTAAATCTAGTAAAGGTTCACACACCCTACTGCGCAATTCTGTCAGCTGAAGAGGCTCTTGCACTGTAGTCTGGAAATCATTAGCATCCCACACTGTTTTACCctttttgcattttctctctTCTATAACTTCTTTTTTGTCCTCTTTAGGACCTTGATCCCATTTGCTACACCTCCTTTTCCCACGATTAGTTTGTTCTACAGAATTTTCATTACCACCAACAGTCTCCTCAAGCTGTCCTGATTCTATAGCAGCATACTCAATGTTAAATTTTtgttcagaaacttcatcataCTTGCAATTCATTTCCAGCCCATAGCTTTGTGATATAGAAGGTCTGACTGCTGCATTAACCACCCTCCTATGTTTAGCATCTGACGATTTCTGATAAATTCTATCAGTCTCACTCTCAGGATTTGGCTTAAAAACACACTCCGCCAAGGGTTCTTCATCTTCGTGGTCTGTTAGTTGTTTAGCAGAAAAAATTGCACTACTTAAGTTTAAAGGAGTGGCATATTCTACAGCCACTTTCTCATGACATAAGTTTCGGTCCATCTCTAGGTCTTCCCCCAGTTCCTCCTCAGGATCCTCTTCAGGTTCCTCCTCGGGATCCTCTTCAGGTTCCTCCTCGGGATCCTTCTCTGGTTCCTCTTCAGGTTCTTCCTCAGGGTCCTCTTCAGGTTCCTCCTCAGGGTCCATTTCAGGTTCCTCACTGTCACTATCAACATACTCCCCAAAAGATTGAGGATAATGTACTGATATATACCTCTGATTTGCCTCCTCTAATTCTTTATCCTCTACCTTTAAAGTTTTTTCTTGAAGAATATCCATTTTTTCACTCGCAGCATCGAATTGCCCCATCACGCCTGcataataaaagattaaaaGGTACTTTTATACTCTGATCATTATATAGAAGCTTACTAATGCGAAACTgatttaataaacaaaattactaGAAGGTTAGGTGCACACATCTGAAAACCTTGCGTGTACCAAAGCATCAAAGAAATTTGGTGTGTACATAAGAGAGTGCCTGCATGTGCACACAGGAAGAACACGTTCAAGATAGGCACAGTAGTAGCTAAGTGAAGTGGCTCTACTTGATGCCCAACAAGATCACTAAACTTTCTGTTGCCGTTTTACTATATTAATGGACCAACCAAAGTAAAATAGGTATAACAGATTGGCAACTAGACTGAACTTGCTATTCCTTGTTATTATAATAACCAGACTTGCTAAAGCAGTCACTGTTGTATTTAGTGTTTaaggaaaatatatctaaacaaGAGagtcataattaaaaaaagtcaATATATATGTTGTTACTTGTTACTCTGACTTCATGCTGATCTCAATTCCCGTGTCACACACTCGACACTTGTCCGAGCATGAATACTTAACACTACAATTTAGGCTAAAAGCATGCtacattttcaaaatattattaaatccaTACATTCGAACACATATCTAGGTTCAACACTTCCAATCAAATCGAGGAACACTAAAAATCAAGGGTTTGTCAAAACCCTCAACAATTTATAGAAAATTACATTAACTATATAAGTAATAAATATACAAAGTGCAAACATATATACTCCAAAATGATGAACTTATTCTGCTCCCAAATCTTACATTATAAAACTTACAAgtacatgaaatattttatgTCAATAAAGGGATAGAAGCAAAGAAAAGTGACACTGCTTGATGCCCAAGAAGATAAACATGATACAATCATACAAGGAGAAAACATGACACAAGGAGAATACATTTAGACTTGCTATtgtcattttattataataacggACCAATAGCagaaagaaaaataaagttGACAGAGTAGCAACTGGACTTGCTACTCCCTGCTATCACAACTAGACTTTCTGTACCTTGCTAGTGTTTCAAACCTTGTGAAACTAAGAACCGCAAGGCAACAATCGTAAATTACATTTGTTAAAACAACTGGACCACTGAGGAAAATTATGATTAGTGTAGAGACCCGAAGGCTTTCCTAAATCTAAAGTGCCCAACATAATAGATTTCGAACAGCCTACACTGCTAAAAACTCTCTGACCATTAGTACACATTCAAAAACTTACCCGTGACAAAACAACTACCAGTGCAGAAGGCAGCAAGGTCCGTGCTTCTATGGTCATGACAACAACATACACTAAGCACTAGCCTATTGTTAGCAGAGCAAAGTATGGCTAAAAAATCAGGCAACTAAGAAAAATAGTTGCAGAGCCTACATTTAAGGTTCATATACCATACAAGTATCCCCGATCACTATAACTACACAACTCAATTTCCATTACCCTGACTCTTCATCTTTATCTCAGTACCCAGTATTCTCGACACTCGAACACTTCACTTTGGGCTAATAACAtgcaataa of Daucus carota subsp. sativus chromosome 3, DH1 v3.0, whole genome shotgun sequence contains these proteins:
- the LOC108210857 gene encoding single-strand DNA endonuclease 1 isoform X3; protein product: MSKCLNQNGAIPAIKLSTYRRRLNSESKVSQDETNSDKASSLQRNMGSEFSGMIKEANILGMALGIPCIISLEEAEAQCALLNSESLCDGCFTSDSDIFLFGARTVYRDICLGEGGYVVCYEMNDIETKLGFGRNSLITLALLLGSDYTPGVRKLGQEAACQIVKSIGECNVLQRVASDGLSFANKPKVSKKQNKAPRRTNKENYSHPINENVGPVHDLPNENQYLAVIEAYLRPKCHTADSSVVQRALGGLPFDRLKLQNICARYFEWPPEKTDEYILPKIAERKLRQFANLRSTSSALGLGPPLDKMPVRCPLLEIIKHRKVLGRESFEVSWEDIDGLKTSVVPADLIECACPEKRVEFEEKRAQAKKQNIRKPRIKKSEKEAPISEIDKKLQDLLLDIENEHIATQKAVLYRQSVTEKASYLNEVCQTDQSMPLSTGSKSNLEKVDQIYNSSALAVQQAEVIDLLSPSPPMRARKVAKCQEANVPYIPNVAAKCQEAKVPSIEFIDLSDTENELSPEHTRKARELRIFLNSIRGTP
- the LOC108210857 gene encoding single-strand DNA endonuclease 1 isoform X1 yields the protein MGVKHLWDILDSCKKTLPLEHLRDKRVCIDLSCWIVQLHNVNKSHCSTKDKVYLRGLFHRLRALLALNCTIILVADGAIPAIKLSTYRRRLNSESKVSQDETNSDKASSLQRNMGSEFSGMIKEANILGMALGIPCIISLEEAEAQCALLNSESLCDGCFTSDSDIFLFGARTVYRDICLGEGGYVVCYEMNDIETKLGFGRNSLITLALLLGSDYTPGVRKLGQEAACQIVKSIGECNVLQRVASDGLSFANKPKVSKKQNKAPRRTNKENYSHPINENVGPVHDLPNENQYLAVIEAYLRPKCHTADSSVVQRALGGLPFDRLKLQNICARYFEWPPEKTDEYILPKIAERKLRQFANLRSTSSALGLGPPLDKMPVRCPLLEIIKHRKVLGRESFEVSWEDIDGLKTSVVPADLIECACPEKRVEFEEKRAQAKKQNIRKPRIKKSEKEAPISEIDKKLQDLLLDIENEHIATQKAVLYRQSVTEKASYLNEVCQTDQSMPLSTGSKSNLEKVDQIYNSSALAVQQAEVIDLLSPSPPMRARKVAKCQEANVPYIPNVAAKCQEAKVPSIEFIDLSDTENELSPEHTRKARELRIFLNSIRGTP
- the LOC108210857 gene encoding single-strand DNA endonuclease 1 isoform X2, whose translation is MGVKHLWDILDSCKKTLPLEHLRDKRVCIDLSCWIVQLHNVNKSHCSTKDKVYLRGLFHRLRALLALNCTIILVADGAIPAIKLSTYRRRLNSESKVSQDETNSDKASSLQRNMGSEFSGMIKEANILGMALGIPCIISLEEAEAQCALLNSESLCDGCFTSDSDIFLFGARTVYRDICLGEGGYVVCYEMNDIETKLGFGRNSLITLALLLGSDYTPGVRKLGQEAACQIVKSIGECNVLQRVASDGLSFANKPKVSKKQNKAPRRTNKENYSHPINENGPVHDLPNENQYLAVIEAYLRPKCHTADSSVVQRALGGLPFDRLKLQNICARYFEWPPEKTDEYILPKIAERKLRQFANLRSTSSALGLGPPLDKMPVRCPLLEIIKHRKVLGRESFEVSWEDIDGLKTSVVPADLIECACPEKRVEFEEKRAQAKKQNIRKPRIKKSEKEAPISEIDKKLQDLLLDIENEHIATQKAVLYRQSVTEKASYLNEVCQTDQSMPLSTGSKSNLEKVDQIYNSSALAVQQAEVIDLLSPSPPMRARKVAKCQEANVPYIPNVAAKCQEAKVPSIEFIDLSDTENELSPEHTRKARELRIFLNSIRGTP